The genomic DNA AGGTTTCTAAAGTTACAAAAAATAAAATAATAGATATAAATACTGGTGAAATTCAAGAAGAAGAAGAAATTATAGATGCCTATGTCGATAAAGAACCCGACTACGTAAAAATATATTTAAAAGATATTGTAGCCTTAAATGATTTACCAAAAGGTTTAGATAGAGTTATTAACGTCTTATTAAAAGTGATGTCTTATGACAATATGATTATTTTAAATAGCTTTATAAAAAAGCAAATGGCACAAGAACTAGGATATAAAACGGTACAAGTTCTTAACAACAACATTAACAAACTTGTAAATGCAGAAATTCTTTTTAGAAAAGGTACTGGTACATATCAGGTAAATGCTCGTTATTTTGGTCGTGGTCATTGGCACGATATACAAGAAATTCGATTACAACAAGTCTATTCAGTTAAAGGGAGAGAGCTTAAAACAGAAATAACATACAAAAATGACGAACCGCCCCAGAAGTGATTCTAAGGCGGTTTTAACGTTCCATGTCATATCCACGTTGTTTCTTGATTTCTCTCTTATGTTCACGATCAAATTGATTATCTACACCCTTCATATCCAGTTCATTCTTAACAAGTCCTCTAAACGCTTTAAAATGCTCTCCAAGGACTTTTTTCGTGTTGTGGTATAAAACCTTTACGTTTTCCTTTAAATCTTTTATATGGGCTTTTAACGAGCCTATTTCCTTACCTAATTCTCTATTCTTCTCCTGCAAATCTGTATTCTCGTTAAAAGTTTCAACTAAAGTATCGGTTAAACTATCAACTCTATCCTGTAATTTTTTATTCTCTTTAACTAAATCTGTACGCTGCAAACGCTCATAATCTTCTTTTACGAAATTTGCATCCCTCAGGACTTTTTGCATCCTTTTCATTTCACTATCAGAAACAATCCAGTTTCTAGTTTCTTTAGTTACTGTTTCTGATTTTAAAAAACCTGTTTTTACAACCTCTGTTTTTTTCTCTTTCCCTTTTACTTTGAGGTTAAATTTTTGAGGGAGTGTTTCACTCAAATTTAGAAGCTCGTTCTTTTTACTTTTCAGTTCTTTATCTACAGATTGAATCTGTTTCTCTAACTTTTGTTCGTGTCCCTTGAATTCTGCATCCATATCATTTTTTTGTTTCAGTATTTCTTCAGAATGCTTTTTCAAATCTTTAACCGTATCAACGCCAATCGTTTTATTGTTTAAAATGCCTTCTTTGTAGATGTGTGGTATTTCTTTTTTTAAAAACTTATCTAAATCCTGGTGAAATGTTTTTAAATCTTTTCTTGTTAAAACTTCTTTAGCTGAAACCTTTTCCTTTTGCTTTTTCTCGTCCCAAACAACAGGCATAAAGGCAAAGTGCATATGAGGTGTGGTTTCGTCATTGTGAACGTTAGCGGATAAAACATTTTTTTCACCGCCATAACGATTTGCTAAAAACTCATAGGTCTTCTCAAAAAATTCACGTTGTTCATTTTCAGAGAGCCCCTTCAAATTTTCTGGTAACGTAACAATCCAATCTGCACACACTTTTAAATCTTTTCGATTTAAAGAATGTACTTCACTTAACCGATCATTCATGCGAGAAAGTGTATCTCCTTCTTTTTCGCATAAATCATAATTCAAATGTGAACGCTCATTATCAATATCTTGATTTGAATGATTTTCCGTTTTTCTGTCCCAGTGATTGGATAGTCCTTGTACATTTCCTTTTGCATATTTTTGAACGTGAGCCACGAGCAAAACACCCCTTTCCGTGTAACCAGTATAACATGGGGATTAGCTAGAACCAATAATTTGGTCTAGCACGTTATACCAAATTACATTTGGACGTGCTCTGCGAGGCTCTTCGGCATCCGCCGAGCCATGCCCAGGCATGGCGAAAACAAACCTTGGGCTTTGCCCAAACCCACTGGGGAACTCTTCCCCAGACCCCCTCAATCGAACTCCCCAACCCCTCAATCCTTGAGGGACTCCCTCGCCGGTTGGCAGGAACAAACAGTCGTTTGTTCAATGCCAAGAGGGTTCGGTTGTAGTTCAGTTGGTCAAGTCAAATACTCCCTTTGCTTCGCTAGGTCCGTTTTGATTGACCAACATATATAATGATCATTACTTCTTATATTCTTGTATTTGGATAATGGTATAATTTTGATGTATAGTTAAATTTAGTAAAAAGGAGGGATAATCTTGCAAACTTATGAAAATAAAGAACAGCTTGTTCA from Bacillus sp. DX3.1 includes the following:
- a CDS encoding replication/maintenance protein RepL; the encoded protein is MQPERPLKKVSKVTKNKIIDINTGEIQEEEEIIDAYVDKEPDYVKIYLKDIVALNDLPKGLDRVINVLLKVMSYDNMIILNSFIKKQMAQELGYKTVQVLNNNINKLVNAEILFRKGTGTYQVNARYFGRGHWHDIQEIRLQQVYSVKGRELKTEITYKNDEPPQK
- the mobV gene encoding MobV family relaxase, which produces MAHVQKYAKGNVQGLSNHWDRKTENHSNQDIDNERSHLNYDLCEKEGDTLSRMNDRLSEVHSLNRKDLKVCADWIVTLPENLKGLSENEQREFFEKTYEFLANRYGGEKNVLSANVHNDETTPHMHFAFMPVVWDEKKQKEKVSAKEVLTRKDLKTFHQDLDKFLKKEIPHIYKEGILNNKTIGVDTVKDLKKHSEEILKQKNDMDAEFKGHEQKLEKQIQSVDKELKSKKNELLNLSETLPQKFNLKVKGKEKKTEVVKTGFLKSETVTKETRNWIVSDSEMKRMQKVLRDANFVKEDYERLQRTDLVKENKKLQDRVDSLTDTLVETFNENTDLQEKNRELGKEIGSLKAHIKDLKENVKVLYHNTKKVLGEHFKAFRGLVKNELDMKGVDNQFDREHKREIKKQRGYDMER